Proteins from one Sulfurovum sp. TSL1 genomic window:
- a CDS encoding beta-ketoacyl-ACP synthase III, translating to MSPIKPIYAAFRSIGAYVPEKILSNADLEKMVDTTDEWIVKRTGIKERHIAAEDEYTSDMAAKACEVAIERSGVAKEEIDLVLCATVTPDYFNMPSTACLISEKIGIRDVQAFDISAACSGFVYLLTIAKAFIESDMKKNVLVVGAEKFSSVVDYTDRSTCILFGDGAGAAVISATSNKDEAFIDIHASADGSYADFLVTPAPGAVHPASQEVIDQGLNFVQMKGNETFKLAVKTLTKDVKEILAKNKINADDIPHFIPHQANYRIIKAVGDALKMREDQVVLTVGKYGNTSAASIPMALNDIWESGRLQTGDLMLLDTFGGGLTWASALLPFTGKANTK from the coding sequence ATGTCACCAATAAAACCCATATATGCGGCATTCAGATCTATAGGTGCATACGTACCTGAAAAGATTTTATCCAATGCAGATCTTGAAAAGATGGTAGATACCACTGATGAATGGATCGTAAAGCGTACGGGTATCAAAGAACGTCATATAGCTGCAGAAGATGAGTATACAAGTGATATGGCTGCTAAAGCCTGTGAAGTGGCAATAGAGCGTTCAGGTGTAGCAAAAGAAGAGATCGATCTGGTCCTCTGTGCTACTGTAACACCTGATTATTTCAACATGCCTTCCACAGCCTGTCTTATCTCAGAGAAGATAGGTATCAGGGATGTTCAGGCTTTTGATATCTCTGCGGCATGCAGTGGGTTTGTCTATCTTCTGACTATCGCAAAGGCGTTTATTGAGTCAGACATGAAAAAAAATGTGCTGGTGGTGGGGGCAGAAAAATTCTCTTCTGTGGTCGATTATACAGACAGAAGTACATGTATCTTGTTCGGAGACGGTGCAGGTGCTGCGGTGATCTCGGCTACATCCAATAAAGACGAAGCATTTATTGACATCCATGCAAGTGCAGACGGATCCTATGCGGACTTTTTGGTGACACCTGCACCTGGTGCTGTGCATCCTGCAAGCCAGGAAGTGATAGATCAAGGGTTGAACTTTGTACAGATGAAGGGAAATGAAACCTTTAAATTGGCAGTAAAAACGTTGACAAAAGATGTCAAAGAGATATTGGCCAAAAATAAGATCAATGCGGATGATATACCGCACTTTATCCCGCATCAGGCAAATTACCGTATTATCAAAGCAGTGGGTGATGCGCTGAAGATGAGAGAAGATCAGGTGGTGCTTACCGTAGGGAAATATGGAAATACTTCTGCAGCGTCCATACCTATGGCATTGAACGATATCTGGGAATCGGGAAGACTGCAAACAGGTGATCTCATGTTACTCGATACTTTCGGTGGCGGACTGACGTGGGCAAGTGCACTGCTTCCATTTACCGGAAAAGCAAACACTAAGTAG
- the hisC gene encoding histidinol-phosphate transaminase: MKFNKVLENIQTYEAGKPIELVVRQFGIAAKDVVKLASNENPIGTNPAIAKVIRSNADIAHLYPDDSMFELKAALSRKFHVHDDNIIIGAGSDQVIEFVSRALLDENASVLMSAVTFAMYEIYAKQMGARILRTASYTHKYDEFMEAYRMHRPKIIYLCTPNNPTGDATSKEEVLKIIHAVDKDTLVVVDGAYMEYAAAKDPQYAITPNDLLEYENVIYLGTFSKAHGLGGMRVGYGIAQAELIKELHKMRPPFNISTLSLAVAIEACKDNSFVEASIALHQEQIKRYEAFAEEQGFEYIESYTNFITYMFDESMDATKIADALLKRGVIIRNLASYGMNAMRITIGTAKQNDVFFKHFLEVIA, translated from the coding sequence ATGAAATTTAACAAAGTATTAGAGAACATTCAAACATATGAAGCAGGTAAACCTATAGAGCTTGTGGTACGTCAATTCGGTATTGCTGCGAAAGACGTGGTAAAACTCGCTTCCAATGAAAACCCGATAGGTACAAACCCGGCTATCGCCAAAGTGATCAGGTCCAATGCTGACATCGCGCACCTGTATCCTGATGACAGTATGTTCGAACTTAAGGCCGCATTGAGCAGAAAGTTTCATGTCCATGATGACAATATCATCATCGGTGCGGGTTCTGACCAGGTGATAGAATTCGTTTCTCGTGCACTCTTGGATGAAAACGCTTCTGTATTGATGTCTGCAGTGACCTTTGCCATGTATGAGATCTATGCAAAGCAGATGGGTGCAAGAATCCTTCGTACGGCAAGCTATACGCATAAGTATGATGAATTTATGGAAGCCTACCGTATGCATAGACCAAAGATCATTTACCTCTGTACACCGAACAACCCTACAGGGGATGCGACAAGTAAAGAAGAGGTCTTAAAGATCATTCATGCAGTAGATAAGGATACACTGGTCGTTGTGGACGGTGCCTATATGGAGTATGCTGCAGCCAAAGATCCACAATATGCGATCACGCCAAATGACCTGTTGGAGTATGAGAATGTCATCTATCTGGGTACATTTTCCAAAGCACATGGTCTGGGCGGTATGCGTGTAGGATATGGTATCGCACAGGCCGAACTGATCAAAGAACTGCATAAAATGAGACCCCCGTTTAATATCTCTACACTCTCTTTGGCCGTGGCCATAGAGGCATGCAAAGATAACAGTTTTGTAGAAGCGTCTATCGCACTGCATCAGGAGCAGATCAAACGCTACGAGGCTTTTGCAGAAGAACAGGGATTTGAATACATAGAGAGTTATACGAATTTCATTACCTATATGTTTGATGAAAGTATGGATGCCACAAAGATAGCGGATGCGCTGCTTAAACGCGGTGTCATCATCCGTAACCTTGCCTCCTATGGAATGAATGCCATGAGGATCACGATAGGCACAGCAAAACAAAATGATGTCTTCTTTAAACATTTTTTAGAAGTGATAGCTTGA
- the ndk gene encoding nucleoside-diphosphate kinase yields MEQTLSIIKPDAVAKNVVGQILARFEAAGLRIAATKKTRLSRVDAEAFYAIHSERPFFKDLVDFMISGPVVVTVLEGENAMAKNRELMGATNPAEAEPGTIRADFADSIDANAVHGSDSVENAINEINFFFAQREIH; encoded by the coding sequence ATGGAACAAACATTATCAATCATCAAACCAGATGCAGTAGCAAAAAATGTTGTAGGACAGATTCTTGCAAGATTTGAAGCAGCAGGCCTTAGAATCGCAGCAACAAAGAAAACAAGACTTTCTCGTGTAGATGCAGAAGCATTTTACGCTATCCACTCAGAAAGACCTTTCTTTAAAGATCTTGTAGATTTCATGATCTCAGGACCTGTTGTTGTAACAGTACTTGAAGGTGAAAATGCAATGGCTAAAAACAGAGAGCTTATGGGTGCTACGAACCCTGCAGAAGCTGAGCCTGGTACGATCAGAGCAGATTTTGCTGACAGCATCGATGCCAATGCAGTACATGGAAGTGATTCTGTTGAAAATGCAATCAATGAAATTAACTTCTTTTTTGCACAGAGAGAAATTCACTAA
- the rpmF gene encoding 50S ribosomal protein L32, with amino-acid sequence MAVPKRRVSHTRAAKRRTHYKLTLPMPVKDADGTWRMPHHMNMTTGEYKKTKA; translated from the coding sequence ATGGCAGTACCTAAAAGACGTGTGAGTCACACAAGAGCAGCGAAAAGAAGAACACATTACAAATTGACATTACCAATGCCAGTAAAAGATGCAGATGGAACATGGAGAATGCCTCACCACATGAATATGACTACTGGTGAGTACAAAAAAACTAAAGCGTAA
- the lysA gene encoding diaminopimelate decarboxylase — protein sequence MNIDYKALAEKYGTPLYIYDFDYIENRYNTLKDAFAGKKSLINYAVKANSNLSVIAHLAKLGAGADCVSIGEVKRALTAGVDKYKIIFSGVGKRDDEIREALEQDILLLNLESEAEMKRVEMVAKELGKEARISIRVNPNIDPQTHPYISTGLHENKFGVEIDMAKRMYIYANRSEFLNPVGIHFHIGSQLTKIEPIRESCMIVADLVRSLKAIKIDIKFFDVGGGIGVVYDDEVTIPAEVYTQAIFEATKGLDVTLLCEPGRYMVANAGAFFTKVLYEKVNDGKRFVIVDGAMNDLIRPSLYNAYHKIEAVLQEGEKTPADVVGPVCESGDFFGKNVPLPPLEHNDLIVVHSAGAYGFTMASNYNTRAKAAEVALQGGKDRLIRQRETYEDQVRLELEYLDK from the coding sequence ATGAATATTGATTATAAAGCATTGGCAGAAAAATACGGCACGCCTTTGTATATATATGATTTTGATTATATTGAAAATAGATATAACACACTGAAAGATGCGTTTGCAGGTAAAAAATCACTTATCAATTATGCAGTAAAAGCAAATTCGAACCTTTCTGTGATCGCTCACTTGGCCAAGCTTGGTGCGGGTGCTGACTGTGTGAGTATCGGTGAGGTCAAACGTGCATTGACAGCAGGTGTAGATAAATATAAGATCATTTTCTCCGGTGTAGGAAAACGTGATGATGAGATACGTGAAGCACTGGAACAGGATATTTTACTGCTTAACCTGGAGAGTGAAGCGGAGATGAAACGTGTAGAGATGGTAGCCAAAGAGCTGGGTAAAGAAGCACGTATCTCTATCAGGGTCAATCCTAATATCGACCCGCAAACACACCCGTATATCTCAACTGGATTGCATGAAAACAAATTCGGTGTAGAGATAGATATGGCAAAACGCATGTATATCTATGCCAACAGATCGGAGTTTTTAAATCCTGTGGGGATCCATTTCCACATCGGCTCGCAGCTTACAAAGATCGAGCCTATACGTGAGTCATGTATGATCGTAGCAGACCTGGTTCGTTCACTTAAAGCGATCAAGATCGATATTAAGTTCTTTGATGTAGGCGGGGGTATCGGTGTCGTGTATGATGATGAGGTCACCATACCTGCTGAAGTGTATACCCAGGCCATATTTGAAGCGACCAAAGGACTTGATGTGACGCTGCTTTGTGAACCGGGACGTTACATGGTTGCCAATGCCGGTGCCTTTTTTACCAAGGTGCTTTATGAAAAAGTCAATGACGGGAAGCGTTTTGTCATTGTAGACGGTGCAATGAACGATCTTATTCGTCCAAGCCTCTATAATGCGTATCATAAGATCGAGGCGGTGCTCCAAGAGGGTGAAAAGACACCTGCAGATGTCGTAGGACCGGTATGTGAAAGCGGAGATTTCTTCGGTAAAAACGTGCCTCTTCCGCCGCTGGAACATAATGACCTTATCGTGGTGCATTCTGCAGGTGCCTATGGATTTACGATGGCAAGTAACTACAATACACGTGCAAAAGCTGCAGAAGTGGCACTTCAAGGCGGGAAAGACAGACTGATACGTCAGCGTGAAACGTATGAAGACCAAGTACGTTTAGAGCTTGAGTATCTGGATAAGTAA
- the pheA gene encoding chorismate mutase, with product MTLEELRVKIDSIDDALLELYNQRMELVHQVGEVKNTTGAPIYRPEREQAILNRLKSQNKGKLTDQAIDALFLEMFAVARNLELPEGVAYLGPEASFTHQAAENKFGAMSAYLPISSIPGVFREVKKGTAKFGVIPIENSSNGIVSDTINCLDEYDLKIIAEVCLDVHMAFATVSDDITKITKIYSKDIAFGQCRKFLQDLGLDEVEHIPVESTVKAAKLALKDDTAAALCPAVAAKLNNLPIRFNNVEDDTNNRTRFFIISDFENAASGNDKTSLLVRLSNKPGSLVNFLNDFEEAHVNLTKIKSHIVEGESIFFIEFHGHQNDTHIKPILEKHKDEIKILGSYVKEIDDI from the coding sequence ATGACTTTAGAGGAGCTGAGAGTAAAGATAGACAGCATCGATGATGCCTTGTTAGAACTCTATAATCAACGTATGGAGTTGGTACATCAGGTAGGCGAAGTGAAGAATACAACCGGTGCACCTATCTACCGTCCTGAACGTGAACAGGCTATTCTGAACCGCTTAAAAAGTCAAAATAAAGGAAAACTGACCGATCAGGCGATAGACGCACTCTTTTTAGAGATGTTTGCCGTGGCCAGAAATCTTGAGCTTCCTGAAGGTGTAGCCTATTTAGGGCCTGAAGCAAGTTTTACGCATCAGGCAGCCGAGAACAAGTTTGGAGCCATGAGTGCATACTTGCCTATCAGCTCTATCCCGGGTGTGTTTCGTGAAGTCAAAAAAGGCACAGCAAAATTTGGAGTCATCCCTATAGAAAACTCGTCTAACGGCATTGTCAGTGATACGATCAATTGCCTGGACGAGTATGACCTTAAGATCATTGCCGAAGTGTGCCTGGATGTACATATGGCCTTTGCCACAGTCAGTGATGATATCACAAAGATCACAAAGATCTACTCTAAAGATATCGCTTTTGGACAATGCCGTAAGTTTCTACAGGACCTGGGATTAGATGAAGTAGAACATATCCCTGTGGAATCTACCGTGAAAGCGGCAAAACTTGCCCTAAAAGATGACACTGCTGCAGCACTCTGTCCTGCAGTGGCAGCAAAATTAAATAACCTGCCTATACGTTTCAATAATGTAGAAGATGATACGAACAACAGAACACGTTTTTTCATTATCTCTGACTTTGAAAATGCGGCATCAGGGAACGATAAAACCTCTTTACTGGTAAGGCTTTCGAATAAACCGGGTTCTTTAGTGAATTTTCTGAATGATTTTGAAGAGGCACATGTGAACCTGACAAAGATCAAGTCGCATATCGTAGAGGGGGAGTCGATCTTTTTTATAGAATTTCATGGGCACCAAAATGATACACATATCAAACCTATTTTGGAAAAACATAAAGATGAGATCAAAATATTAGGTTCTTATGTGAAAGAGATAGACGATATTTAA
- the metK gene encoding methionine adenosyltransferase, with amino-acid sequence MANEYIFTSESVTEGHPDKMADQISDAILDYIIEKDPQARVACETLLSNGFCVIAGELKTTAYAPMQEIAREVVREIGYTDASYGFDYRSAGVLNGIGEQSPDINQGVDQASGEIGAGDQGLMFGYACNETKELMPLPISLAHKITAKLAEVRKNGTVPFLRPDGKAQVSVKYVEGKPVAIDTIVVSTQHHPEVTLEQVQKAVLEEVIKAVIPAELMSDDITYHINPTGRFVIGGPQGDAGLTGRKIIVDTYGGSCPHGGGAFSGKDPTKVDRSAAYAARYVAKNLVAAGVCDRATLQIAYAIGVAKPVSIYVDTHGTATVDESKITACVESLFDLTPKGIMDALDLLKPIYRRTAAYGHFGREEEGFNWEKTDRVEDIKRYLNI; translated from the coding sequence ATGGCTAACGAATACATTTTTACAAGTGAATCGGTAACCGAGGGTCATCCGGATAAAATGGCTGATCAGATCTCAGATGCTATACTTGACTATATCATCGAAAAAGATCCACAGGCAAGAGTGGCTTGTGAAACGTTACTGAGTAATGGTTTTTGTGTTATTGCAGGAGAACTAAAGACAACAGCGTATGCGCCGATGCAAGAGATTGCAAGAGAGGTGGTAAGAGAGATAGGGTACACGGATGCAAGTTATGGGTTTGACTATAGGTCTGCAGGCGTACTCAACGGCATAGGGGAGCAGAGCCCGGATATCAACCAGGGTGTGGATCAGGCTTCAGGTGAGATCGGCGCGGGTGACCAGGGATTGATGTTCGGATATGCCTGTAATGAGACCAAAGAGCTGATGCCTTTGCCTATCTCATTGGCACACAAGATCACAGCCAAACTGGCGGAAGTCCGTAAAAATGGTACTGTCCCGTTTTTACGCCCGGATGGTAAAGCACAGGTTTCAGTGAAGTATGTAGAGGGAAAACCTGTTGCGATAGATACGATCGTTGTTTCAACGCAGCATCATCCTGAAGTGACGCTTGAACAGGTACAAAAAGCGGTACTTGAAGAAGTGATCAAAGCCGTTATACCGGCAGAGCTGATGTCTGATGATATTACCTATCATATCAATCCTACGGGACGTTTTGTGATCGGCGGTCCTCAAGGAGATGCCGGACTTACAGGTAGAAAGATCATTGTCGATACCTATGGTGGTTCTTGTCCTCATGGCGGGGGAGCTTTCTCTGGAAAAGATCCTACAAAAGTGGACCGATCTGCTGCATATGCGGCAAGATACGTAGCGAAAAACCTTGTGGCTGCAGGTGTATGTGACAGAGCAACACTGCAGATAGCCTATGCGATCGGTGTAGCCAAACCGGTCTCTATCTATGTAGATACACATGGCACCGCAACAGTGGACGAATCTAAGATCACAGCGTGCGTAGAGTCACTTTTTGACCTGACACCTAAAGGTATTATGGATGCATTGGATCTGCTTAAACCTATATACCGCAGAACTGCAGCGTACGGTCACTTCGGAAGAGAAGAAGAAGGTTTTAACTGGGAGAAGACAGACAGGGTAGAAGATATCAAAAGATATTTAAATATTTAG
- the dxs gene encoding 1-deoxy-D-xylulose-5-phosphate synthase, which produces MIDIKAHSIDELNTLAGEIRQKILDTVSKNGGHLSSTMGATDLIVAMHKVFDVEKDPFIFDVSHQAYAHKLLTDRWDRFDSLRQFGGICGYTKPKESKYDYYVAGHSSTSISLAVGAAKAIALKGEKRIPVAFIGDGSMSAGMVYEALNELGDRKYPVVIILNDNEMSIAKPIGAISKLLSQTMAGSFYQKFKGRVEKVLDHLPEGATYMAKRFEESFKLITPGIIFEEMGIEYIGPVDGHDIESLIETMEVAKALGKPVLIHAQTTKGKGYEIAEGTKEHWHGVSAFDLKTGETPKKTGVAKAATAIFSDTLVELADEDGKVVGVTAAMPSGTGLSAAIKKYPERFWDVAIAEQHAVTSMGPLAKEGFKPFCTIYSTFLQRGYDQVIHDIALMDLGVAFALDRAGIVGEDGETHQGAFDISYLRGIPNMTLLAPYNETTMKLCMQFAKEYDHPCAFRYPRGAFLAEDTESPAYELGKSVLLKEGEEILFIGYGNGVGRAQKVAELVEADPAVLDLRFVKPLDEEMLVDLSTKYKKWFVFSDSAAQGGVGSAILELLSQKKIQDVALTTFEYSDAFITHGNTRLVEESLGILPEQLAQKIM; this is translated from the coding sequence ATGATAGATATAAAAGCACATTCCATAGACGAACTCAATACTTTAGCCGGAGAGATCAGACAAAAGATATTGGATACGGTAAGTAAAAACGGTGGACACCTGAGTTCTACTATGGGTGCAACAGATCTTATCGTGGCTATGCATAAAGTGTTTGATGTAGAGAAGGACCCTTTTATTTTTGATGTCAGTCATCAGGCATACGCCCATAAACTCTTGACGGACAGATGGGACAGGTTTGATTCTTTACGACAGTTTGGCGGTATCTGCGGATATACCAAACCCAAAGAATCCAAGTATGATTATTATGTGGCAGGGCACAGTTCGACCTCTATTTCACTGGCAGTGGGTGCAGCCAAAGCCATAGCACTGAAAGGTGAAAAAAGGATACCTGTTGCCTTTATCGGTGATGGAAGTATGAGCGCTGGGATGGTGTATGAGGCCCTGAACGAACTGGGAGACAGAAAATACCCTGTAGTGATCATCCTGAACGACAATGAAATGAGTATCGCCAAACCCATCGGTGCCATCAGTAAACTGCTTTCTCAAACGATGGCCGGTTCATTTTATCAGAAATTCAAGGGCAGGGTAGAAAAGGTCCTGGATCATCTGCCTGAAGGTGCGACCTATATGGCAAAACGGTTTGAAGAGTCTTTCAAGCTCATTACGCCGGGTATTATATTTGAAGAGATGGGTATCGAGTATATCGGACCCGTGGACGGACACGATATTGAATCCCTTATCGAGACGATGGAAGTCGCCAAAGCATTAGGCAAACCGGTACTCATACATGCACAGACCACTAAAGGGAAGGGGTACGAGATCGCTGAAGGGACCAAAGAGCATTGGCACGGGGTCAGTGCTTTTGACCTTAAAACAGGTGAAACGCCTAAAAAAACCGGAGTGGCTAAGGCTGCAACCGCTATTTTTTCCGATACCCTGGTAGAACTTGCAGATGAAGATGGCAAAGTGGTCGGTGTGACAGCTGCAATGCCAAGCGGTACGGGTTTAAGTGCTGCCATTAAAAAATACCCTGAGCGTTTTTGGGACGTTGCCATCGCAGAGCAGCATGCTGTGACCTCTATGGGGCCATTGGCAAAAGAAGGATTTAAACCTTTCTGTACGATCTACTCCACATTCTTGCAACGCGGGTATGATCAGGTCATCCATGATATCGCGCTCATGGACCTGGGTGTCGCATTCGCGCTGGACAGAGCAGGTATTGTGGGAGAGGATGGAGAGACACATCAGGGTGCTTTTGATATCTCTTATTTAAGGGGCATTCCTAACATGACGCTGCTGGCACCCTACAATGAAACAACGATGAAGCTCTGTATGCAATTTGCCAAAGAGTATGACCACCCTTGTGCTTTTAGATATCCTAGAGGGGCATTTTTGGCAGAAGACACAGAGAGTCCGGCCTATGAACTGGGGAAGTCCGTTTTGCTCAAAGAGGGTGAAGAGATACTCTTTATCGGGTACGGTAATGGTGTCGGACGTGCCCAAAAAGTGGCCGAACTGGTTGAAGCAGATCCTGCCGTGCTGGACCTGCGTTTTGTTAAGCCATTGGATGAAGAGATGCTTGTGGATTTAAGCACTAAGTATAAAAAATGGTTTGTTTTTTCTGATTCTGCAGCACAGGGGGGCGTGGGTTCAGCGATCCTGGAACTTTTAAGTCAAAAAAAGATTCAGGATGTGGCATTGACAACATTTGAGTATTCTGATGCATTTATCACCCATGGTAATACCAGGTTGGTAGAAGAGTCTTTGGGGATACTGCCGGAGCAATTGGCACAAAAGATCATGTAG
- a CDS encoding LptF/LptG family permease: protein MSLLNPSLHFRYLVKLYSKNLLSILFGLSFAFAAIDYFQHLQKLDIASNYQILYIFYMWQEALGLLYPLAIVFALIMTKLALVKNNTMGAFHAFGYSKKRLFLPLFAVSALTYIIFLTLHTTEFSYAKDKAEFLLENKLGTYDVNDLFFKYNDTFVYITKLDPIEKKIKDITIFKVEGYQVRYTINAPVATFDGETWTAHDATLKTHIYENGELKRYTVEHKARIETLEGYKPKIIESLYEGKALNIRDAYMTWELLYKQNLSSDKIRASFYDKVVVPLFSLALLLILFFKLPFHARMMNMGGVIALSLGVTFGIWGILFGLSQMGGNGVLLPEVTAILPVMLLWAYAMYIYFTDERSLL, encoded by the coding sequence GTGAGTCTCTTGAACCCCTCATTACACTTTAGATACCTGGTCAAACTTTATAGTAAAAACCTATTGTCGATCTTGTTCGGTCTCTCTTTTGCTTTTGCTGCGATCGATTATTTTCAACATCTACAGAAACTTGATATTGCTTCGAACTATCAAATACTCTATATTTTTTACATGTGGCAGGAAGCACTGGGTTTACTGTACCCTTTGGCGATCGTTTTTGCGCTCATTATGACGAAGCTCGCACTGGTTAAAAACAACACTATGGGAGCGTTTCATGCCTTTGGGTATAGTAAAAAAAGACTTTTTTTGCCATTATTCGCAGTCAGCGCTTTGACCTATATCATTTTTTTAACCTTGCATACCACAGAGTTTTCTTATGCAAAGGACAAAGCGGAATTCCTTCTGGAAAATAAATTGGGTACCTATGATGTGAATGATCTTTTTTTCAAATACAATGATACTTTTGTCTATATCACCAAGCTTGATCCTATAGAAAAAAAGATCAAAGATATCACGATCTTCAAAGTCGAAGGGTATCAGGTACGGTATACGATCAATGCGCCTGTAGCAACATTCGATGGTGAAACATGGACGGCACATGATGCGACGCTGAAGACACATATCTATGAAAACGGGGAATTGAAAAGATATACCGTAGAACATAAAGCACGTATAGAGACATTAGAGGGCTATAAACCTAAGATCATAGAGTCACTGTATGAAGGTAAAGCATTGAATATACGGGATGCCTATATGACATGGGAGCTATTGTATAAACAAAATCTCAGTTCAGATAAGATCAGGGCATCCTTCTATGACAAAGTGGTCGTACCACTTTTTTCACTGGCCCTGTTACTGATTTTATTTTTCAAACTCCCGTTTCATGCCAGAATGATGAATATGGGTGGAGTGATCGCACTCTCTTTGGGTGTAACATTTGGAATTTGGGGTATATTGTTTGGTTTGAGTCAAATGGGAGGCAATGGTGTTTTACTTCCTGAAGTGACAGCGATACTCCCTGTCATGCTTTTGTGGGCCTATGCCATGTATATCTATTTTACAGATGAAAGAAGCCTTCTGTAA
- the plsX gene encoding phosphate acyltransferase PlsX has product MIKIAIDAMGGDFGPEPIIEGVVQALETEKFLPILVGNTEEIRSFLPPYYADKVEIVEATDVISMSDQATDALKRKESSIYKAVELVREKEASAVVSAGHSGATMTLATLRIGRLPHISKPALATLMPSVVTTKTLVLDVGAVTDCTPQNLYEFGAMGEAYAQQILGIASPKVGLLSNGSEDSKGNTLTKAAFKLLKGLKGFVGNVEGRDIFNGNVNVVVCDGFTGNILLKTSEGVVSTIFTLMRQHIRKSLPAKIGALMMKRKVFGNMKKQVDYAEYGGAPLLGINGCAIISHGSSNAKAIKNAIFQAIRYTESDVNKTIETLLSDTK; this is encoded by the coding sequence ATGATCAAGATCGCGATTGACGCTATGGGCGGGGACTTCGGTCCTGAGCCTATTATAGAAGGTGTGGTTCAAGCACTGGAAACTGAAAAATTCCTCCCTATTCTAGTAGGTAACACAGAAGAGATACGTTCTTTCCTTCCCCCGTATTATGCAGACAAAGTTGAAATTGTTGAAGCTACCGATGTGATATCGATGAGCGATCAGGCCACAGATGCACTCAAGCGTAAAGAATCATCTATCTATAAAGCGGTAGAACTTGTACGTGAGAAAGAAGCATCTGCAGTCGTTTCAGCGGGCCATAGTGGTGCAACCATGACATTGGCTACATTGCGTATAGGGCGTTTACCGCATATCTCCAAGCCTGCACTTGCCACATTGATGCCAAGTGTTGTGACTACTAAGACATTGGTACTGGATGTAGGTGCAGTCACAGACTGTACACCTCAGAACCTATATGAGTTTGGTGCGATGGGAGAAGCCTATGCTCAACAGATCCTAGGTATCGCCTCTCCCAAGGTAGGACTTTTATCTAATGGGTCTGAAGACTCCAAAGGTAATACGTTGACCAAAGCTGCCTTTAAACTGCTCAAAGGTTTAAAAGGCTTTGTGGGTAACGTTGAAGGTAGAGACATCTTTAACGGTAACGTGAATGTTGTTGTCTGTGATGGTTTTACAGGTAACATTCTACTGAAGACAAGTGAAGGTGTGGTATCGACCATCTTTACACTGATGAGACAACATATCCGAAAATCATTGCCGGCAAAGATCGGTGCACTGATGATGAAAAGAAAAGTGTTCGGAAATATGAAAAAGCAAGTCGACTATGCAGAGTATGGCGGTGCACCACTCCTGGGTATCAATGGATGTGCCATTATTTCTCATGGTAGTTCTAATGCAAAAGCCATCAAAAATGCTATATTCCAGGCGATACGCTATACCGAGTCAGATGTCAATAAAACCATAGAAACGCTTCTATCTGATACCAAATAA
- a CDS encoding DUF177 domain-containing protein — protein sequence MKIVFDKIGSTPKPVEVSSEGVTLVGTLKKSGYHQVTLDAHMSGSIELDCDRCGDTYKYDVDNKLQLRLSDIVSEDKDDLDIIEFLDGEIDISYILQSEINTFKNTYNYCSKCADSDEDFEVEY from the coding sequence ATGAAAATAGTTTTTGACAAAATAGGTTCCACACCGAAACCCGTTGAAGTGAGTTCAGAGGGTGTGACACTGGTAGGGACTTTAAAGAAGAGTGGTTATCATCAAGTAACTTTAGATGCACACATGAGCGGCAGTATCGAGTTGGACTGTGATAGATGTGGAGACACATACAAGTATGACGTGGACAATAAACTGCAACTTAGACTGAGCGATATCGTATCCGAAGATAAAGATGATTTAGATATAATAGAGTTTTTAGATGGCGAAATAGATATTTCGTACATACTACAGAGCGAAATAAATACATTTAAAAATACTTATAACTATTGCAGCAAATGTGCCGATAGTGATGAAGATTTTGAAGTGGAATATTAA